One genomic window of Thermomicrobiales bacterium includes the following:
- a CDS encoding dihydroxy-acid dehydratase → MASSSTGTAFDTRHKSRHLVDGPERAGARAMLKGIGLSDDDLKKPVIGIANTWIETMPCNFGLRTLAHAVKEGIKAAGGVPMELNTVAISDGITMGTEGMKTSLVSREVIADSVELVASGHMFDAVIGLGACDKTLPGLSLALARLDIPGFLIYGGTILPGEVNGKEATIRSVYEAIGGFMAGRVTEEELALIENHACPTHGACGGQYTANTMAMAMEFIGLSPLGTASAPAVSEEQRDAGDGNTASVVNP, encoded by the coding sequence ATGGCGAGCAGCAGCACCGGGACGGCGTTCGATACACGTCACAAAAGCCGGCATCTCGTCGATGGTCCGGAACGGGCCGGCGCGCGCGCGATGCTCAAGGGAATCGGACTTTCCGACGACGATCTGAAGAAACCGGTTATCGGCATCGCGAACACGTGGATCGAAACGATGCCGTGTAACTTCGGTTTGCGCACGCTGGCTCACGCCGTCAAAGAGGGAATCAAAGCGGCCGGCGGAGTGCCGATGGAGCTGAACACCGTCGCGATTTCCGATGGCATCACCATGGGCACCGAGGGGATGAAGACGTCGCTCGTTTCCCGTGAGGTCATCGCCGATTCGGTGGAACTCGTGGCGAGTGGGCACATGTTCGACGCGGTGATCGGACTCGGAGCGTGCGACAAAACGCTGCCGGGCCTGTCGCTTGCATTGGCGCGGCTCGATATCCCGGGATTCCTGATCTACGGCGGAACCATTCTGCCGGGTGAAGTCAACGGCAAGGAAGCGACGATCCGCTCGGTGTACGAAGCGATCGGCGGGTTCATGGCGGGCCGCGTTACCGAGGAAGAGCTGGCGCTGATCGAGAATCACGCCTGCCCAACGCACGGCGCGTGCGGTGGCCAATACACGGCCAACACGATGGCGATGGCGATGGAGTTCATCGGCCTGTCGCCGCTCGGTACCGCATCGGCCCCGGCCGTCTCGGAAGAGCAACGCGACGCCGGCGATGGCAACACGGCCAGCGTCGTCAATCCGC